A region from the Melioribacter roseus P3M-2 genome encodes:
- a CDS encoding [Fe-Fe] hydrogenase large subunit C-terminal domain-containing protein, whose product MGIVSTIGQRCKRCYSCIRECPARAIRVLNGQAVVIEERCIVCGHCVKVCSQNAKQVLDDMGIVLNELLPSYDTYAIVAPSFPASFAGVEKQFITALKKLGFKHVSEAAFGADLISDKYKSYIENNSGKTIISSPCPAIYNWITKYFIEISDNLATVVSPMIAMGRFLKKNYGDDIKVVFIGPCIAKKSEYLDAEVNDAIDAVLTFKEIKQIFEQKEIDLNSLEFSSFDPPHAYMGKAYPLTGGLLKTTDTHGDILEKEIIVVEGKDKVEEILSEIADKKIKSKFVDILFCEGCINGPAVDSELNYYSRREKVISFIESDINSFDKKVWQSTLYNNRDINLSRSFTVRNQRRPTPPEETIRAILAKSNKFTKSDELNCGACGYPTCREYAIAIAKGLAEEDMCLPYLIDKLEQANKEIRETQEQLANAEKLASIGQLAAGVAHELNNPLGSILIYASMLKKKIERIGGEKQSIEDLKLIIEETERCKNIVSNLLNFARQGRLCLEEIEIKSIIESVFKLIKIRPEFGNIDLRIEDMTNGVKVQGDRDQLKQAFMNIIINACEAMENSKEKTLTVVINATENKIKIIIRDTGCGIKPEYLNKIFTPFFTTKKMGKGTGLGLAITYGIIKMHRGDITVKSKPNEGAEFEIILPIKQNYMILN is encoded by the coding sequence ATGGGAATTGTATCGACCATAGGACAACGATGCAAAAGATGTTATTCCTGCATCAGGGAATGTCCCGCCCGCGCAATACGGGTATTAAACGGACAGGCGGTTGTTATTGAAGAAAGATGCATCGTATGCGGGCATTGCGTTAAAGTATGCTCTCAAAACGCCAAACAGGTGCTCGACGACATGGGAATAGTTTTGAATGAATTACTCCCTTCGTACGACACGTATGCAATAGTGGCTCCGTCCTTCCCGGCTTCGTTTGCCGGGGTCGAAAAGCAATTCATTACGGCGCTCAAAAAACTCGGATTCAAACACGTAAGCGAAGCGGCTTTCGGAGCAGACCTGATTAGCGATAAATATAAATCTTATATAGAAAATAATTCCGGCAAAACGATTATCAGTTCGCCGTGTCCGGCAATTTACAACTGGATTACTAAGTATTTTATAGAGATATCCGATAACCTTGCCACGGTTGTTTCTCCGATGATAGCGATGGGAAGATTCCTTAAGAAAAATTACGGCGACGATATTAAAGTTGTCTTTATCGGTCCGTGCATCGCAAAGAAAAGCGAATACCTCGACGCCGAAGTTAACGATGCAATCGACGCCGTTCTTACTTTCAAAGAAATCAAACAAATATTCGAACAAAAAGAGATTGACCTTAATTCGCTCGAATTTTCGTCCTTCGATCCTCCTCACGCTTATATGGGAAAAGCTTATCCGCTGACGGGCGGACTTTTGAAGACCACCGATACTCACGGCGATATTCTGGAAAAGGAAATAATTGTCGTAGAAGGGAAAGATAAAGTCGAAGAAATTCTCAGCGAAATCGCCGACAAAAAGATTAAATCGAAGTTTGTCGATATTCTGTTTTGTGAAGGCTGTATAAACGGCCCTGCCGTCGACTCCGAGTTGAATTATTATTCACGCCGTGAAAAAGTAATTTCTTTTATAGAATCCGACATCAATTCCTTCGATAAAAAAGTATGGCAAAGCACGTTGTACAACAATCGGGATATTAACCTTTCGAGAAGTTTTACCGTTAGGAATCAACGGAGACCGACTCCGCCCGAAGAAACAATTCGAGCCATACTGGCCAAGTCGAATAAATTTACGAAATCCGACGAGCTCAATTGCGGAGCCTGCGGATATCCGACGTGCAGGGAATACGCGATTGCAATTGCTAAAGGTCTGGCTGAAGAAGATATGTGCCTGCCGTATTTGATCGACAAATTGGAGCAGGCGAATAAAGAAATAAGAGAAACACAGGAACAACTTGCCAACGCCGAAAAACTTGCCTCTATAGGACAATTAGCCGCGGGCGTCGCTCACGAATTGAACAACCCTCTCGGTTCAATTTTAATTTATGCTTCCATGCTGAAGAAAAAAATCGAAAGAATCGGCGGCGAGAAGCAGAGCATTGAAGACTTAAAACTCATTATCGAGGAGACGGAAAGATGCAAGAATATCGTTTCTAATCTTTTGAATTTTGCGCGTCAAGGACGTCTTTGCCTTGAAGAAATCGAAATCAAGTCGATAATCGAATCCGTTTTCAAGCTGATTAAAATACGTCCCGAGTTTGGCAACATTGACTTGAGAATAGAGGATATGACTAACGGCGTTAAAGTTCAGGGAGATAGAGATCAGCTAAAACAGGCTTTTATGAATATTATTATTAACGCCTGCGAGGCAATGGAAAATTCAAAGGAAAAAACGCTTACAGTAGTTATAAACGCCACGGAAAATAAAATTAAAATAATTATTCGAGATACGGGATGCGGAATTAAGCCGGAGTATCTAAATAAAATTTTTACGCCTTTCTTTACAACGAAAAAAATGGGAAAAGGAACGGGGCTTGGTCTGGCTATTACCTACGGAATTATAAAAATGCACCGCGGAGATATTACGGTCAAAAGCAAGCCGAACGAAGGCGCAGAATTCGAAATTATTTTGCCAATCAAACAAAATTATATGATATTGAACTAA
- a CDS encoding response regulator produces MDVKKILLVDDDIDLLEQNKVLLESKGYKVVTAESGAEGWEAFQKENPDAAIIDLIMEEMDSGFILCHRIKKSNPNVPVFIVTSAPYTTGFKFSASTNEEKEWLKCDGILNKPIVIEELAAKLKNM; encoded by the coding sequence ATGGACGTTAAAAAAATTCTGTTGGTCGATGACGATATCGATTTACTCGAACAGAACAAAGTATTATTGGAATCCAAAGGATATAAAGTAGTAACGGCCGAAAGCGGAGCCGAAGGCTGGGAAGCCTTTCAAAAAGAAAATCCCGACGCTGCAATTATCGACTTAATAATGGAAGAGATGGATTCCGGTTTTATACTGTGTCACCGGATCAAAAAAAGCAATCCAAACGTGCCGGTTTTTATTGTTACTTCGGCGCCTTATACAACGGGTTTTAAATTCAGCGCCTCGACAAACGAGGAGAAAGAATGGCTTAAATGCGACGGGATTTTGAATAAACCGATTGTAATTGAAGAATTGGCTGCAAAACTAAAAAATATGTGA
- a CDS encoding hybrid sensor histidine kinase/response regulator codes for MDEKSKILIVDDENGLRLGTERLLKEEGYHVESASNGEEGIRLGKSIEFDIAIIDLKMPDVDGLTVLKEIKSVHPNTVCFIATAFASYDTAIESTRLGAFGYIPKPFTPEELIYQIEQGVNQRKLILESERLKKEREENLLELANEKSRLNAIIKSINDGILVINKNAELVYYNYAALKFLDLTEIEIGSKILNILPEKVVKTINKLFNSGTFHVKSYSHQIELKPNNELIVEFSTTPIPNSDGSIAGVVLIISNITEYKKIELLKSQFVSMVAHELKAPLAAVQGYLNILIDKSIQLPPEKQEEYIKRSITRLKGLTDLVNDLLDISRIELNTKQREIERIDIREIIENSIQFFELDIKKKNISIETHFDENLPAIDADYNEISRVVTNLLSNAIKYNRTNGKIFIDLYKSHNYLVLKIGDTGIGLKPEEKTKLFNEFYRAKNEMTRDISGTGLGLSIVKKIVDSYHGKIEVESEFGKGTTFIINLPINIK; via the coding sequence ATGGATGAAAAATCCAAAATATTAATAGTCGACGACGAAAACGGACTACGATTAGGAACGGAACGCCTTCTTAAAGAAGAAGGCTATCATGTGGAATCCGCATCGAACGGAGAAGAAGGAATACGACTCGGCAAATCCATAGAATTCGACATTGCTATAATCGATCTTAAAATGCCCGACGTGGACGGATTGACTGTTCTAAAAGAAATTAAATCCGTCCACCCTAATACGGTATGTTTTATAGCCACTGCGTTTGCCAGTTACGACACAGCTATTGAATCCACACGACTTGGCGCATTCGGTTACATACCAAAGCCGTTCACTCCCGAAGAGCTTATTTATCAAATCGAACAGGGGGTCAATCAACGCAAACTAATTCTGGAATCGGAGAGGCTGAAAAAAGAGCGCGAAGAAAATCTGCTCGAGCTGGCAAACGAAAAATCGCGCCTAAATGCGATAATAAAATCAATAAACGACGGCATTCTTGTAATTAATAAAAATGCGGAACTCGTTTATTATAACTATGCAGCTCTCAAGTTTCTCGACCTTACCGAAATTGAAATCGGCAGTAAAATATTAAATATACTGCCGGAAAAAGTAGTTAAGACAATAAATAAACTATTCAATTCGGGAACATTCCATGTTAAAAGTTATTCCCACCAGATAGAACTCAAGCCGAACAATGAACTTATTGTGGAGTTTTCTACAACGCCAATTCCGAATTCGGACGGCAGTATAGCGGGCGTTGTACTGATTATCAGCAATATTACCGAGTACAAAAAAATCGAATTGTTGAAATCACAATTCGTGTCGATGGTTGCTCACGAGTTGAAAGCGCCTCTTGCCGCTGTTCAGGGATACTTGAACATATTAATTGATAAATCGATACAACTACCGCCTGAAAAACAGGAAGAATATATAAAGCGTTCCATAACTCGTCTCAAAGGGTTAACCGACCTTGTCAACGATCTTCTCGATATTTCAAGAATCGAATTGAACACGAAACAACGCGAAATCGAGCGCATCGATATCCGCGAGATAATCGAAAACTCAATTCAGTTTTTCGAACTCGACATTAAGAAAAAGAACATTTCGATAGAAACGCATTTCGATGAAAATCTTCCCGCAATAGACGCCGATTATAACGAAATCTCGCGGGTTGTGACGAACCTGCTGAGCAATGCAATCAAATACAATCGAACAAACGGCAAAATATTCATAGATCTCTACAAATCCCACAATTATCTTGTATTAAAAATCGGCGATACCGGTATCGGATTGAAACCGGAAGAGAAAACAAAACTCTTCAATGAATTTTACAGAGCCAAAAACGAAATGACGCGCGATATAAGCGGCACCGGTTTGGGATTGAGTATCGTCAAAAAAATTGTCGACTCTTATCACGGTAAAATTGAAGTGGAGTCCGAATTCGGTAAAGGGACTACATTTATTATCAATTTACCAATAAACATAAAATAA
- a CDS encoding response regulator transcription factor: MALIAIIDDDPDILDSSSIVLKSKGHNIVTANNPRDGYKIVAEQKPDLIILDVMMDEPDDGFYLAQKFRKEGITTPILMYSSVSKATGMEYDKSEMVPVDDFVEKPISPEELINKVNNLLKAKEVK; the protein is encoded by the coding sequence ATGGCTCTAATTGCAATCATCGATGATGATCCGGACATCCTCGACAGCAGCTCTATTGTGCTCAAATCGAAAGGGCATAACATCGTAACCGCCAACAATCCGCGCGACGGTTATAAAATCGTCGCAGAACAAAAACCCGATTTAATTATTCTCGACGTTATGATGGATGAGCCGGACGACGGATTCTATCTGGCTCAAAAATTCCGAAAAGAAGGTATTACTACTCCGATATTAATGTATTCTTCCGTCTCGAAAGCCACAGGTATGGAATACGACAAAAGCGAAATGGTGCCCGTAGACGACTTTGTGGAAAAACCGATTTCACCCGAAGAGTTAATTAACAAAGTCAATAATCTGTTGAAAGCAAAGGAGGTGAAATAA
- the nuoE gene encoding NADH-quinone oxidoreductase subunit NuoE yields MLVLEKNAMTEEIEQLVEKYGRSRSSLLPILQDIQRKHKYIPDFAQQEVARLLDIHPVEVYSVITFYSFLSTTPKGKYIVRLCRTIACDMQGKESVAKAIERELGIKFGQTTKDNKFTLEYANCVGMCDQGPAMIVNERVYTKLTPEKSRPNSKRIEVRCAMEKNERKGIVLFSEYKRGEAIKKALEKSREDILFELRESKLKGRGGAGFPTATKWNMVAAAKSDKKYIICNADEGEPGTFKDRVLLIEYPELVFDGMVIAGYTIGASEGIVYLRGEYEYMLKSLLDYLEAMRKDNLLGKNILGKDGFDFDITIRLGSGAYVCGEETALIESLEGNRGEARNRPPYPVNTGYMGKPTVVNNVETLASVPHIVLKGGEWFKKYGTDKSTGSKLFSVSGDCERPGVYELQWGTTINELLEIVGARDAKAVQVGGASGICIPKSQFDRSLAYEDAATGGSIMIFGENRNMLRVLKNFMEFFVEESCGQCTPCRIGNTKLLEGIEMIEKGEYTFGYINQLKELGQTMKVASKCGLGQSSPNAFISILENFKEEIFNGNGGRNGK; encoded by the coding sequence ATGCTGGTATTAGAAAAAAACGCAATGACCGAGGAAATCGAACAACTGGTCGAAAAATACGGCCGTTCCAGGTCCTCTTTGCTTCCGATACTTCAGGATATTCAAAGGAAGCATAAATATATTCCCGACTTTGCTCAGCAGGAAGTAGCGCGCTTACTCGATATTCATCCGGTCGAAGTCTACAGTGTGATTACTTTCTATTCTTTTCTCAGCACTACTCCCAAAGGGAAATATATCGTAAGGCTTTGCCGGACAATCGCATGCGACATGCAAGGCAAAGAATCGGTAGCAAAAGCAATCGAAAGAGAACTCGGCATTAAATTCGGTCAAACTACAAAGGACAATAAATTTACTCTCGAATATGCAAATTGCGTCGGTATGTGCGATCAAGGCCCGGCTATGATTGTAAATGAAAGAGTATATACGAAATTGACGCCCGAAAAAAGCCGTCCAAATTCTAAACGAATTGAAGTGAGGTGCGCTATGGAGAAAAATGAAAGAAAAGGAATCGTACTCTTTTCCGAATATAAAAGGGGAGAGGCAATTAAAAAAGCTCTCGAAAAATCGCGCGAAGATATTCTATTCGAACTGAGAGAATCGAAATTGAAAGGCAGGGGAGGAGCGGGTTTTCCAACGGCAACTAAATGGAATATGGTCGCCGCAGCCAAGTCGGATAAAAAATATATTATCTGTAATGCGGACGAAGGCGAACCCGGAACTTTCAAAGACAGGGTTCTATTGATAGAATATCCCGAACTCGTTTTCGACGGTATGGTAATAGCGGGTTATACAATCGGCGCCTCGGAGGGCATTGTTTACCTGCGCGGGGAATACGAATATATGCTTAAATCTTTGCTCGATTATCTGGAGGCTATGCGAAAAGACAATTTGCTCGGCAAAAATATTCTTGGCAAAGACGGCTTCGATTTCGATATTACAATTCGTCTGGGTTCGGGAGCTTATGTATGCGGCGAAGAAACCGCATTGATAGAATCGCTCGAAGGCAATCGCGGCGAAGCCAGGAACCGTCCGCCTTATCCGGTTAATACCGGTTACATGGGCAAACCGACGGTCGTAAATAATGTCGAAACTCTTGCGTCGGTTCCACACATAGTCCTCAAAGGTGGCGAATGGTTCAAGAAATACGGAACGGACAAATCGACGGGTTCCAAACTCTTTTCGGTTTCCGGCGACTGCGAGCGCCCCGGAGTTTATGAACTTCAATGGGGCACGACCATAAACGAGCTGCTCGAAATTGTGGGCGCAAGGGATGCAAAAGCCGTTCAGGTAGGAGGAGCTTCGGGCATATGCATACCGAAATCGCAATTCGACCGCAGCCTCGCTTATGAAGACGCCGCTACCGGCGGGTCGATTATGATATTCGGCGAAAACAGAAATATGCTGCGCGTATTGAAAAACTTTATGGAGTTTTTCGTCGAAGAATCGTGCGGTCAGTGCACGCCCTGCCGTATCGGAAATACCAAATTGTTGGAAGGTATCGAAATGATAGAAAAAGGCGAATATACCTTTGGGTATATCAATCAATTAAAAGAATTGGGACAAACGATGAAAGTGGCTTCTAAATGCGGTCTCGGTCAGTCGAGTCCGAACGCATTTATTTCCATATTGGAAAACTTCAAAGAAGAAATCTTTAACGGAAACGGAGGTCGAAATGGAAAATAA
- a CDS encoding NADH-dependent [FeFe] hydrogenase, group A6 codes for MENKGDLRAPVSQVPHNVPIPEDTSGIGGTVTVEINEKKISVPLGTTILDACKKVGISIPTLCHHEDLCIAGVCRICVVEVEGMRTLQASCSFPITSPLKIKTSSPMVRKARRHIIDLLLSEHYGECYSCIRNGNCELQNLAREYGVDTYNFGHIDKPRYDIDNSSYSVVRDMSKCILCKRCVRTCIDLQEVGVLEAIDRGDKTHIGTFLEKPLADVICINCGQCINRCPTAALRANDPSDAIWQAIDDPTKHVVIQTAPSPRAAIGEEFGLPAGTSMTRELNTALRRIGFDKVFDTNFTADLTIIEEGTELILRLYNALVKRKTALPQFTSCSPGWVKFIEHYYPEYLDNLSSAKSPQQMFGALIKTFYAQQAGIDPANIVSVALMPCSAKKFECNRPEMNSSGYKDVDYGLTTREMARMIKEAGINLPEMPKSDFDSPFGEASGAGLIFGATGGVMEAALRSVVEFVTGNKTEDIFERANIIPLRGFEGIKYMEIPIGDKVGEVPALIKHLIPDWNWLKGATLKVAVAHGTANAKKIMEDIKAGGKFSECHFIEFMACPGGCLGGGGQPIPTTPEIRKKRAEAIYAEDESLEIRKSHENPNVIRIYKEFLTEGPCGHLSHKLLHTHYVKRGRYIA; via the coding sequence ATGGAAAATAAAGGAGATTTAAGAGCGCCCGTCAGTCAGGTTCCTCACAACGTGCCGATTCCCGAAGACACTTCAGGTATAGGCGGCACGGTTACAGTTGAAATAAACGAAAAGAAAATTTCCGTTCCGTTAGGCACCACGATTCTCGATGCATGCAAAAAAGTCGGCATATCGATTCCCACGCTTTGCCACCACGAAGATTTATGCATAGCAGGCGTTTGCCGTATATGCGTTGTGGAAGTGGAAGGGATGCGCACATTGCAGGCTTCTTGCTCTTTCCCGATAACTTCGCCCTTAAAAATCAAAACATCTTCGCCAATGGTGCGCAAAGCGCGTCGACATATCATTGACTTACTTTTAAGCGAGCACTACGGCGAATGCTATTCGTGTATCCGCAACGGCAATTGCGAATTACAGAATTTAGCCAGGGAATACGGAGTCGATACGTATAATTTCGGACATATAGACAAGCCTCGTTACGATATCGACAATTCATCTTACTCGGTCGTAAGGGATATGAGCAAATGTATACTGTGCAAACGATGCGTGCGTACTTGTATCGATTTGCAGGAAGTTGGAGTCCTGGAAGCTATTGACAGAGGCGATAAAACTCATATCGGAACATTCCTCGAAAAGCCTCTGGCAGACGTAATTTGTATCAATTGCGGACAGTGTATTAACAGATGTCCCACCGCGGCGTTGCGCGCAAACGATCCGTCGGACGCAATCTGGCAAGCCATCGACGACCCGACAAAACACGTCGTCATTCAGACGGCGCCTTCTCCGCGTGCGGCAATCGGCGAGGAATTCGGACTTCCCGCCGGCACGTCTATGACAAGGGAATTAAATACTGCTTTACGACGTATCGGTTTCGATAAAGTATTCGATACCAACTTCACCGCAGACCTGACCATCATTGAAGAAGGCACAGAACTTATTCTCAGGCTTTACAATGCATTGGTAAAAAGAAAAACAGCGCTTCCTCAATTTACGTCCTGTTCTCCCGGCTGGGTAAAATTCATCGAACATTATTATCCGGAATATCTCGATAACCTGAGTTCGGCCAAATCGCCTCAGCAAATGTTCGGGGCTTTGATCAAAACGTTTTACGCGCAGCAGGCGGGGATCGACCCGGCAAACATTGTATCGGTGGCTTTGATGCCATGTTCGGCAAAGAAGTTCGAATGCAATCGGCCGGAAATGAATTCAAGCGGATATAAAGACGTCGACTACGGTCTGACGACTCGTGAAATGGCTCGAATGATTAAAGAAGCCGGAATAAACTTGCCCGAAATGCCAAAGAGCGATTTCGATTCGCCATTCGGCGAAGCTTCGGGCGCAGGTCTGATTTTCGGCGCTACCGGCGGCGTAATGGAAGCGGCTTTAAGATCCGTGGTAGAATTCGTTACGGGAAACAAAACCGAAGATATTTTCGAAAGAGCCAACATTATTCCTCTGCGCGGATTCGAAGGCATTAAGTATATGGAAATTCCGATCGGCGACAAAGTGGGAGAAGTGCCGGCATTAATAAAACATTTAATACCGGATTGGAACTGGCTGAAAGGGGCTACATTAAAAGTAGCGGTGGCTCACGGAACTGCAAATGCGAAGAAAATAATGGAAGATATAAAAGCCGGCGGTAAGTTCTCCGAATGTCATTTTATCGAATTCATGGCTTGCCCCGGAGGCTGCCTCGGCGGCGGCGGTCAACCGATTCCGACAACCCCGGAAATCCGCAAGAAAAGAGCCGAAGCAATTTATGCTGAAGACGAATCACTCGAGATCAGAAAATCGCACGAAAATCCGAATGTAATCAGGATTTACAAAGAATTTCTGACCGAAGGACCGTGCGGACATTTATCGCACAAACTTTTGCATACTCATTACGTTAAACGCGGAAGATATATTGCCTGA
- a CDS encoding sensor histidine kinase: protein MKALIPEWARNYGEFWRAIRIRNLWFIRLRYFAVISLLLFLTAGEFLLNFQFSNLQKISISIITLSIFSYNIILYKLRKYTTCDISSFNSLHLSLIQMILDLTALMILVYYTGIIESPLYIFFIFHMIIGSLILPAYVVYIIACLICLVLSALTLMQNFGIVETHLISGLYDARIPHTMAYDILSLITFTAMIFISVYLANNIVRQLYKREQQLRETLQRLDEAEKAKQRYTIGIIHEVKTPVTAIKSIIDLILNNYLGDINPEIREKLKRAQIRTGETLQLLNNILRLSRLKLLDIRSTEEIDILELITGLTNKMEETIKAKSIDFRIKDLRKEKKIIKSDITLLELAFSNLIANSVKYVNEGGVIEILLDESENKLLIEICDNGIGIPKEDLPNIFKQFYRASNVKRSEHEGSGLGLALVKEIIERLGGTISAESPSRLAGEMPGTCFKVSLDYNFQPKSYDIFQVSPDNYLNDKSNLEEYLE, encoded by the coding sequence ATGAAAGCTCTTATACCGGAATGGGCTAGAAATTACGGAGAATTCTGGAGAGCTATACGCATCAGGAATCTGTGGTTTATCAGGCTCCGTTATTTTGCCGTAATATCGCTACTGCTGTTTTTGACGGCGGGGGAATTTCTGCTGAATTTTCAGTTCAGTAATCTTCAGAAAATCTCCATATCTATAATTACGCTTTCAATCTTTTCTTACAATATTATCCTCTATAAGCTCCGTAAATACACTACTTGCGACATATCGAGTTTCAATAGCCTCCATCTTTCTTTGATACAGATGATTCTTGACCTTACCGCTCTTATGATACTTGTTTATTATACCGGAATAATCGAATCGCCTTTATATATCTTTTTCATATTTCATATGATTATCGGAAGTCTTATACTTCCGGCATACGTCGTATATATCATTGCTTGCCTAATTTGTCTCGTTTTGTCGGCTTTAACCTTAATGCAAAATTTCGGCATTGTAGAGACCCATCTTATAAGCGGATTATACGACGCCAGAATTCCTCACACAATGGCTTATGATATTCTGAGTTTAATAACTTTCACCGCAATGATTTTTATAAGCGTCTATCTCGCAAATAATATCGTAAGACAGCTCTATAAACGAGAACAGCAATTGCGCGAGACCTTGCAACGTCTCGACGAAGCCGAAAAAGCAAAGCAAAGATATACTATCGGTATCATTCACGAAGTCAAGACTCCGGTAACGGCAATCAAATCAATTATCGATTTAATTCTGAACAATTATCTCGGCGACATAAATCCTGAAATAAGAGAAAAACTAAAAAGAGCGCAAATAAGAACGGGCGAGACTTTACAACTGCTCAACAATATTTTGCGGTTATCCCGCTTAAAACTGCTCGATATCCGCTCAACGGAAGAAATCGACATTTTGGAATTGATTACCGGCTTGACAAATAAGATGGAAGAAACAATCAAAGCCAAATCGATCGATTTCAGAATCAAAGATTTAAGAAAAGAAAAGAAAATAATTAAATCGGACATTACTCTATTAGAGCTGGCGTTCTCCAATTTGATTGCAAATTCTGTCAAGTACGTAAATGAAGGAGGCGTCATTGAAATACTGCTCGATGAAAGCGAAAACAAATTACTGATCGAAATATGCGACAACGGGATCGGTATACCTAAGGAAGACCTGCCGAATATTTTCAAACAATTTTACAGAGCTTCAAATGTCAAAAGGAGCGAACACGAGGGAAGCGGGCTGGGACTCGCATTGGTAAAAGAAATTATTGAACGACTCGGGGGAACAATTTCCGCGGAAAGCCCTTCAAGATTGGCAGGCGAAATGCCCGGTACGTGCTTCAAAGTTTCGCTCGATTATAACTTCCAACCGAAGTCTTACGATATTTTTCAGGTCAGTCCGGACAATTACTTAAATGATAAAAGTAATCTGGAGGAATATCTCGAATAA
- the ispE gene encoding 4-(cytidine 5'-diphospho)-2-C-methyl-D-erythritol kinase, translating to MGAGLGGGSSDAAAVLISLNEMFQLGLSYNELLELALKLGSDVPFFIKAKPAIGYSRGEVLRHIDFEIENPILIVNPGIHISTKEAFENIIPYNFELDYRNVINGGKPNYEKMNELVNDFENYVFDKYPEIKALKEKFHKSGSLFAQMSGSGSTVYGIFKNQNDAMKVIRDIPPDYFYHLSNCPD from the coding sequence ATGGGAGCCGGACTCGGCGGCGGCAGCTCTGACGCCGCGGCTGTTTTAATTTCTCTGAATGAAATGTTTCAACTCGGTCTTAGTTATAATGAACTGCTTGAACTCGCTTTGAAACTGGGTTCGGATGTTCCGTTTTTTATAAAAGCAAAACCCGCCATTGGCTATTCGAGAGGCGAAGTTTTACGGCATATTGACTTCGAGATTGAGAATCCGATATTAATTGTTAATCCCGGCATCCATATCTCGACAAAAGAAGCTTTCGAAAATATCATACCGTACAATTTTGAGCTCGATTATCGAAATGTTATAAACGGAGGAAAGCCGAATTACGAAAAGATGAACGAATTGGTAAATGATTTTGAAAATTATGTGTTCGATAAATATCCGGAAATTAAAGCGCTGAAAGAAAAATTCCATAAGAGCGGCAGTTTGTTCGCCCAGATGTCGGGCAGCGGATCGACTGTATATGGAATTTTTAAAAATCAAAACGACGCCATGAAAGTTATTCGAGATATTCCTCCAGATTACTTTTATCATTTAAGTAATTGTCCGGACTGA
- a CDS encoding 4-(cytidine 5'-diphospho)-2-C-methyl-D-erythritol kinase: MKYIEIKAPAKINIGLRILSKRSDGYHNLHTLFYPVYDLYDEIIIERRNEFEFYADKEELNSEDNLIVRAAELLADYSRKKIGAKIVLKKKYRWEPDSAAAALTPRLF; encoded by the coding sequence ATGAAGTATATCGAAATTAAAGCTCCAGCAAAAATAAATATCGGTTTGAGAATTCTTTCTAAAAGAAGCGACGGTTATCACAATCTGCATACGCTCTTTTATCCCGTTTACGATCTCTATGATGAAATTATTATCGAACGACGCAATGAGTTCGAATTTTATGCAGATAAAGAAGAGCTGAATTCAGAGGATAATTTAATAGTAAGAGCCGCTGAATTGCTCGCCGATTACTCGAGAAAAAAGATCGGAGCCAAGATTGTATTAAAGAAAAAATACCGATGGGAGCCGGACTCGGCGGCGGCAGCTCTGACGCCGCGGCTGTTTTAA